The Drosophila nasuta strain 15112-1781.00 chromosome 2L, ASM2355853v1, whole genome shotgun sequence genome window below encodes:
- the LOC132790154 gene encoding uncharacterized protein LOC132790154, whose product MPRRKPTFKTDVIGTLDLNPEEAVGEYLLSRQQERFFVKPPNWDSAGDSVEMLYIENARENEAMQVLQRQLLEDAQRQKELNHQRIASMYRMQERLRKRFIEVNGFIKDCADKKRAAEKIIREQEGLHEELSRGIDDYKTSISELQSFRRDLKETVHQFQPYERVLDDVVKISDIFVSPKDCMDRCDALMLAQVEINELKNTKLQEIEEMRQRMVKITSEAALTVLGLKNDLAKLERSYNQSRALGLKWEKTLSLCKDTTSNNDLDKERALDGIQILYRMMCKRRDIDATFSRREVEKCLDFVKREVELLVSVLREMERSTQKGGKSANQDGALCG is encoded by the exons ATGCCGCGTCGCAAGCCCACCTTTAAGACCGATGTCATCGGCACTCTGGATCTCAACCCCGAGGAGGCTGTTGGCGAGTATCTGCTCTCTCGTCAGCAGGAGCGTTTCTTCGT TAAACCACCCAATTGGGATTCGGCTGGAGATTCAGTGGAGATGCTGTATATCGAAAATGCGCGGGAGAATGAGGCTATGCAGGTGCTGCAGCGACAGCTGCTCGAAGACGCACAGCGCCAGAAGGAGCTCAATCACCAGCGCATAGCTTCGATGTACCGCATGCAGGAGCGTTTACGGAAACGTTTCATCGAGGTGAACGGCTTCATCAAAGATTGTGCAGACAAAAAGCGAGCTGCCGAAAAGATAATACGAGAGCAGGAAGGACTTCATGAGGAACTGTCCCGGGGCATCGACGATTACAAGACATCGATTAGTGAACTGCAGTCCTTTCGACGTGATCTCAAAGAGACTGTGCATCAGTTTCAGCCTTACGAAAGAGTCTTGGACGATGTTGTCAAGATCTCCGACATATTTGTGTCTCCCAAGGACTGTATGGATCGTTGTGATGCATTGA TGCTCGCACAGGTGGAGATCAATGAGCTGAAGAACACGAAACTCCAGGAGATCGAGGAGATGCGTCAACGCATGGTGAAAATCACAAGCGAAGCAGCTCTTACTGTCCTTGGCCTAAAGAACGATCTGGCCAAGTTGGAGCGATCCTATAATCAGTCGCGCGCTTTAGGCCTTAAATGGGAGAAGACCTTGTCCCTCTGCAAGGATACGACCAGCAACAATGATTTGGATAAGGAACGCGCACTAGATGGCATTCAAATCCTCTATCGTATGATGTGCAAGCGACGTG ATATTGATGCCACATTCAGCCGACGTGAGGTGGAAAAATGTCTTGACTTTGTCAAGCGTGAAGTCGAGCTTTTGGTGTCCGTGCTACGTGAAATGGAGAGGAGCACTCAGAAGGGAGGCAAGTCTGCAAATCAAGATGGAGCACTCTGCGGTTAA
- the LOC132791859 gene encoding uncharacterized protein LOC132791859, which yields MPRTKPTTTLDVLGNLDLKPEEAVGDYLLSKAQQKYFVKPPNADAAGDSIELMYIHNSREHEMMLRLQQDMLENCKQQSSINSERVKEMYKTQEHLRQRFIDVNSFIKDCSDKKRIAEKAINDETQLHQELSEDIKKFKTSIDELTTFREALKATVEELQPYEKVLDEVVEVSDIFVSPKDCMDRCDALMLAQVEINDLEVKKLREIEEMRQHMVKITSEAALTVLGLKNDLSVMERSYNESRAQCLKWEKILEATKDVIAARYLEKQRNMNAIHSLYFMLCRRRDVSPHIRRRNMEKVLDFIKGELYLLQEILMELEKPEAKF from the exons ATGCCACGCACTAAGCCAACCACAACTCTCGATGTTTTGGGCAACCTGGACTTGAAGCCCGAGGAGGCGGTGGGCGATTACCTGTTATCAAAAGCGCAGCAAAAATACTTTGT GAAACCGCCcaatgctgatgctgctggaGACTCCATCGAGTTGATGTACATTCATAATTCGCGGGAGCATGAAATGATGCTAAGGTTGCAGCAGGATATGTTAGAAAATTGCAAGCAGCAGTCATCGATCAACTCGGAGCGAGTGAAAGAAATGTATAAGACTCAAGAGCATCTGAGGCAACGATTCATTGATGTGAACAGCTTCATCAAGGACTGTTCCGATAAGAAGCGAATCGCAGAGAAGGCCATTAATGATGAGACCCAGCTGCACCAGGAGCTCAGCGAGGATATTAAAAAGTTCAAGACCTCTATTGACGAGCTGACGACATTTCGTGAAGCCCTCAAAGCAACTGTCGAAGAGCTGCAGCCTTACGAGAAGGTGCTTGATGAGGTCGTCGAAGTGTCGGACATTTTCGTCTCTCCCAAGGATTGCATGGATCGTTGCGATGCGCTga TGCTGGCTCAGGTGGAAATCAATGATTTGGAGGTCAAGAAACTGCGGGAAATTGAGGAGATGCGGCAGCACATGGTAAAGATCACCAGCGAGGCAGCTCTCACTGTGTTGGGTTTAAAGAATGATTTATCGGTCATGGAACGTTCCTATAATGAGTCGCGGGCTCAGTGCTTGAAGTGGGAAAAGATTCTGGAGGCGACTAAGGATGTAATAGCTGCTCGGTATTTGGAAAAGCAGCGCAACATGAATGCAATCCATTCCCTGTACTTCATGTTGTGTCGACGACGAG ACGTTTCTCCTCATATACGTCGACGAAATATGGAGAAGGTATTGGACTTCATTAAGGGCGAGCTTTATCTGCTGCAGGAAATCTTGATGGAGCTCGAAAAGCCGGAAGCGAAGTTTTAA